In one Halosimplex halophilum genomic region, the following are encoded:
- a CDS encoding right-handed parallel beta-helix repeat-containing protein, producing the protein MVPDRLSRRRFLRGTAAAALGVGAAGCGSNDREQTDREGAGTRAGPVRLTESPTPTAEPTPTGTPTATPIPEVVAEYGDQFDSIVNAVDAGADPEGEEPVNDVLTDTIADDTLVYFPAGRYALDYMEIEDVSEFGLVSIPHERAVLVPSGPIDEIGNHFIDFRGVGDILLDGLEFDFTESGVGGAVRTISEGNIVARNLRTHGKLPDRNTERKHVAYRFEVQNPRGKGLVERVVARGGGHDGGNGVGIFVGKDHAGSLTFRDCEIANFPNNGLYASAPGQTLDGYTGNNGDIHVRGGRYENNNIANVRIGSTGSTVKDVLVVVDEVPPSPSDHHLNVRGIRLRARSDQLVENCEVRIGENAGPGFGAISYHPEHGSSVVRNTTIRVDRDDFNAIDATDASNGGSRAPLTFDDVTVTGSASGGAAVEIADRPGTTLRDCRIEQSGADRHGIVLVDSENCTVVGSTIRVTGRPIETENTAVERRNLSIETLRPGGNTTPAADGE; encoded by the coding sequence ATGGTTCCCGATCGGCTGTCACGGCGACGGTTCCTCAGAGGGACAGCAGCGGCCGCGCTGGGGGTCGGCGCGGCCGGGTGTGGGTCGAACGATCGCGAGCAGACCGACCGGGAGGGGGCGGGGACGCGGGCCGGCCCCGTCAGACTGACCGAGTCGCCGACCCCGACGGCCGAGCCGACGCCAACCGGCACGCCGACGGCGACGCCGATCCCGGAGGTCGTCGCCGAGTACGGCGACCAGTTCGACTCGATCGTCAACGCCGTCGACGCCGGCGCCGACCCGGAGGGAGAGGAGCCGGTCAACGACGTGCTCACCGACACGATCGCCGACGACACGCTCGTCTACTTCCCCGCCGGCCGCTACGCGCTCGACTACATGGAGATCGAGGACGTCTCCGAGTTCGGGCTCGTCTCGATCCCCCACGAGCGAGCGGTCCTCGTCCCGAGCGGGCCGATCGACGAGATCGGCAACCACTTCATCGACTTCAGGGGGGTGGGCGACATCCTCCTCGACGGCCTGGAGTTCGACTTCACGGAGTCCGGCGTCGGCGGCGCCGTCAGGACCATCTCGGAGGGCAACATCGTCGCCCGGAACCTCCGGACCCACGGGAAACTGCCCGACCGGAACACGGAGCGCAAACACGTCGCCTACCGGTTCGAGGTGCAAAACCCCCGGGGGAAGGGGCTGGTCGAGCGGGTCGTCGCCCGCGGCGGCGGCCACGACGGCGGCAACGGCGTCGGCATCTTCGTCGGCAAGGACCACGCGGGCTCGCTGACCTTCCGCGACTGCGAGATCGCGAACTTCCCGAACAACGGGCTGTACGCGTCGGCGCCGGGTCAGACGCTCGACGGGTACACCGGCAACAACGGCGACATCCACGTCCGGGGCGGCCGCTACGAGAACAACAACATCGCCAACGTCCGGATCGGCTCGACCGGGTCGACGGTCAAGGACGTGCTCGTCGTCGTCGACGAGGTGCCCCCGAGCCCCTCGGACCACCACCTCAACGTCCGCGGGATCCGGCTGCGCGCCCGCAGCGACCAGCTGGTCGAGAACTGCGAGGTCAGGATCGGCGAGAACGCCGGCCCCGGGTTCGGCGCGATCTCCTACCACCCCGAACACGGCAGCTCGGTCGTCCGGAACACGACGATCAGGGTCGACCGCGACGACTTCAACGCGATCGACGCGACCGACGCCAGCAACGGCGGGTCGAGGGCGCCGCTCACCTTCGACGACGTCACCGTCACCGGGAGCGCCAGCGGGGGCGCGGCCGTCGAGATCGCCGACCGCCCGGGGACGACCCTGCGCGACTGCCGGATCGAGCAGTCCGGCGCCGACCGCCACGGGATCGTCCTCGTCGACTCCGAGAACTGCACCGTCGTCGGCTCGACGATCCGGGTGACCGGCCGCCCGATCGAGACGGAGAACACCGCCGTCGAACGCCGGAACCTCTCCATCGAGACCCTGCGACCGGGCGGGAACACCACGCCGGCCGCCGACGGGGAGTGA
- a CDS encoding DUF354 domain-containing protein, whose translation MRVFVTIQHPAHVHFFREAIGELEAAGHEVSVFMRDVELAADLLERYGIDYEVLAPTSDSLPSLAKSQLRYELALLRRARRADPDVLTAIGEPAVAHVATLLSCRSVVFTDTEHATLGNRLTFPFADRVCTPEAYTDDLGDKQVTYPGFHELAYLHPDRFDPDPSVVADAGIDPDQRLVVLRLVAWEALHDVGGGGFADARAVVDELERHGARVVITAEADLPPDLADRRATVPPEDMHHLLAHADLFVGESATMAAESAVLGTPAVYASTLELGYLEALESEYGLVVNTTGEDRQAEALRRASSILADHDEIDWAGRRERLLADCVDTTDVIRSQLADAAPSRRSAEVDAPRPVAERQ comes from the coding sequence ATGCGGGTCTTCGTGACCATCCAGCACCCGGCCCACGTCCACTTCTTCCGCGAGGCCATCGGGGAGCTGGAGGCGGCCGGCCACGAGGTCTCGGTGTTCATGCGCGACGTGGAGCTGGCCGCCGACCTGCTTGAGCGCTACGGCATCGACTACGAGGTGCTCGCGCCGACCAGCGACTCGCTGCCCTCGCTGGCGAAGTCGCAGCTGCGCTACGAGCTCGCCCTGCTCCGGCGGGCCCGCCGGGCGGACCCGGACGTGCTGACCGCCATCGGCGAGCCCGCGGTCGCCCACGTCGCGACGCTGCTTTCCTGCCGGTCGGTCGTGTTCACCGACACCGAGCACGCGACGCTGGGGAACCGGCTCACGTTCCCGTTCGCCGACCGGGTCTGCACGCCCGAGGCGTACACCGACGACCTCGGCGACAAGCAGGTCACCTACCCCGGGTTCCACGAACTCGCCTACCTCCACCCCGACCGGTTCGACCCGGACCCGTCGGTCGTCGCCGACGCCGGGATCGACCCGGACCAGCGGCTCGTCGTCCTGCGGCTGGTCGCCTGGGAGGCGCTGCACGACGTGGGCGGCGGCGGCTTCGCGGACGCCCGCGCGGTCGTCGACGAGCTCGAACGCCACGGCGCGCGGGTGGTGATCACCGCCGAGGCCGACCTGCCGCCGGACCTCGCCGACCGGCGGGCGACCGTCCCGCCCGAGGACATGCACCACCTGCTGGCCCACGCGGATCTGTTCGTCGGCGAGAGCGCGACGATGGCCGCCGAGTCGGCCGTCCTGGGGACGCCCGCCGTCTACGCCTCGACGCTCGAACTCGGCTATCTGGAGGCGCTGGAGTCGGAGTACGGCCTCGTCGTCAACACGACCGGCGAGGACCGCCAGGCCGAGGCGCTGCGGCGGGCGAGTTCGATCCTCGCCGACCACGACGAGATCGACTGGGCGGGCCGCCGCGAGCGGCTGCTCGCCGACTGCGTCGACACGACTGACGTGATCCGCTCGCAGCTCGCGGACGCCGCCCCCTCCCGCCGGTCCGCCGAGGTCGACGCCCCGCGGCCGGTCGCCGAGCGGCAGTGA
- a CDS encoding nucleotide sugar dehydrogenase, whose protein sequence is MSIGIYGVGFVGKEVAELAVERGRSVACVDVDPAVVERIEDGEYLAVDEDERVSATTDGAAVAAEADTCVVTVPTPVDGAERVDLGPLRAASETIGEGLRSREAADPCLVVVESTIPPGTVRREIAEVFDTYGLESGTDYYLAAAPERVDPGNEAWPLEAIPRVVGALTDEGRERATAFYDRLLDAEVHPVESVEVAEVSKIVENAFRDINIAFANEIAVSLDSLDVDARAAIDAASTKPFGFMGFEPGAGVGGHCIPVDPHLLIGEAEDAGFTHELLTVARTINNQMPEYVADMTVDALTRERVLPQDATALLLGRAFKPDLADDRNSPYFPIREGLADYDVTVETYDPVLDEASSVASPYQPVDAVVVVTDHTEFADLDPERFAELGASAVVDGRDVFDAEAVEAAGLRYEGVGEV, encoded by the coding sequence ATGAGCATCGGCATCTACGGCGTCGGGTTCGTCGGCAAGGAGGTCGCGGAGCTGGCCGTCGAGCGCGGCCGGTCGGTCGCCTGCGTCGACGTGGATCCGGCGGTCGTCGAGCGGATCGAGGACGGGGAGTACCTGGCGGTCGACGAGGACGAGCGGGTCTCGGCGACGACGGACGGCGCGGCGGTCGCCGCGGAGGCGGACACCTGCGTCGTCACGGTCCCGACGCCGGTCGACGGGGCCGAGCGGGTCGACCTCGGGCCGCTCCGGGCCGCCAGCGAGACCATCGGCGAGGGGCTGCGGAGCCGCGAGGCCGCCGACCCCTGTCTCGTCGTCGTCGAGTCGACCATTCCGCCGGGGACCGTCCGACGGGAGATCGCCGAGGTCTTCGACACCTACGGGCTGGAGTCGGGGACCGACTACTACCTCGCGGCCGCGCCCGAGCGGGTCGACCCCGGCAACGAGGCGTGGCCGCTGGAGGCCATCCCGCGCGTGGTCGGCGCGCTCACCGACGAGGGGCGCGAGCGGGCGACCGCGTTCTACGACCGCCTGCTCGACGCCGAGGTCCACCCGGTCGAGAGCGTCGAGGTCGCGGAGGTGTCGAAGATCGTCGAGAACGCCTTCCGCGACATCAACATCGCGTTCGCCAACGAGATCGCCGTCTCGCTGGACTCGCTGGACGTGGACGCCCGCGCGGCCATCGACGCGGCGAGCACCAAGCCCTTCGGCTTCATGGGCTTCGAGCCGGGCGCCGGCGTCGGCGGCCACTGCATCCCCGTCGACCCCCACCTCCTCATCGGCGAGGCCGAGGACGCCGGGTTCACCCACGAGCTGCTGACCGTCGCGCGGACGATCAACAACCAGATGCCCGAGTACGTCGCGGACATGACCGTCGACGCGCTGACGCGCGAGCGGGTCCTCCCGCAGGACGCGACCGCGCTGTTGCTCGGCCGCGCGTTCAAGCCCGACCTCGCCGACGACCGCAACAGCCCCTACTTCCCGATCCGGGAGGGGCTGGCCGACTACGACGTGACCGTCGAGACCTACGACCCGGTCCTCGACGAGGCGTCGTCGGTCGCGTCGCCGTACCAGCCGGTCGACGCCGTCGTCGTCGTCACCGACCACACCGAGTTCGCCGACCTGGACCCCGAGCGGTTCGCCGAGCTGGGCGCGTCGGCGGTCGTCGACGGCCGCGACGTCTTCGACGCCGAGGCCGTCGAGGCGGCGGGACTGCGCTACGAGGGCGTCGGGGAGGTCTGA
- a CDS encoding glycosyltransferase: protein MSRPGGDGDRGSVLLVHHRAIASPYSATVPHYLARELADSGTVHVLSRRRPDGAGDGDGGFPDDVVHHEVGTGQVPILSGLLFVVVSTLYAAALGARHRFDAVYAFQQTIIQGWPAARAGGSRFVVGLQSVPVRQKRDLSDAAHGRLPLRKRVRVALLARYAWAVGRLLDRTDEVVCLTDGIRDATELEYGVDLSGAHVIGMGVDTDRFAVESTREPARGPDDTWVVTYVGSIGPPRGLEHVLDAVAESDRDVEFRVAGGGGDDYMTSLRERARDLGIDDRVTWLGIVPHEEVPEVLADADVAVSPLADIESYRISFPAKLLEYMAAGTPVVATDIPAHRRLVEPRENGLLYDGSADGLVDALDDVIGGEVDARALGRAARATAEAHDWAAVVAEHEAVLFDRTVRRPRAQPVPA, encoded by the coding sequence GTGAGCCGGCCCGGCGGGGACGGCGACCGCGGGTCGGTGCTGCTCGTCCACCACCGGGCGATCGCCTCGCCGTACAGCGCGACCGTCCCGCACTACCTCGCGCGGGAACTCGCCGACTCCGGGACCGTCCACGTCCTCAGTCGGCGCCGCCCCGACGGCGCCGGCGACGGCGACGGCGGGTTTCCCGACGACGTGGTCCACCACGAGGTCGGGACCGGACAGGTGCCGATCCTCTCGGGGCTGCTGTTCGTCGTCGTCTCGACGCTGTACGCCGCCGCCCTGGGCGCCCGCCACCGCTTCGACGCCGTCTACGCCTTCCAGCAGACGATCATCCAGGGGTGGCCGGCCGCCCGCGCCGGCGGCTCGCGGTTCGTCGTCGGCCTCCAGTCGGTCCCCGTCCGCCAGAAGCGGGACCTCTCGGACGCCGCCCACGGCCGGCTCCCGCTCCGGAAGCGCGTCCGCGTGGCGCTTCTGGCCCGGTACGCCTGGGCGGTCGGCCGGCTGCTCGACCGGACCGACGAGGTCGTCTGCCTGACCGACGGGATCCGCGATGCGACGGAACTGGAGTACGGCGTCGACCTCTCGGGCGCCCACGTCATCGGGATGGGCGTCGACACCGACCGCTTCGCCGTCGAGTCGACGCGCGAGCCCGCCCGCGGTCCGGACGACACCTGGGTAGTCACCTACGTCGGCTCGATCGGCCCGCCGCGCGGGCTGGAACACGTCCTCGACGCCGTCGCCGAGAGCGACCGCGACGTCGAGTTCCGCGTCGCCGGCGGCGGCGGCGACGACTACATGACCTCCCTGCGCGAGCGGGCCCGCGACCTCGGGATCGACGACCGGGTCACCTGGCTCGGGATCGTCCCCCACGAGGAGGTCCCCGAAGTCCTCGCCGACGCCGACGTCGCCGTCTCCCCGCTGGCCGACATCGAGTCCTACCGGATCAGCTTCCCCGCGAAGCTCCTGGAGTACATGGCCGCCGGGACCCCCGTGGTCGCGACCGACATCCCCGCCCACCGGCGGCTGGTCGAGCCGAGGGAGAACGGACTGCTGTACGACGGGAGCGCCGACGGCCTCGTCGACGCGCTCGACGACGTGATCGGCGGCGAGGTCGACGCCCGGGCGCTGGGCCGGGCGGCCCGCGCCACCGCGGAGGCCCACGACTGGGCGGCCGTCGTCGCGGAACACGAGGCGGTGCTGTTCGACCGGACCGTCAGGCGACCGCGAGCGCAGCCGGTGCCGGCGTAG
- a CDS encoding carboxylate--amine ligase — translation MSIDPADGPSAVVVPAIAAPSSVACVRSLGSRGIHTVVVSEDEDAAAFRSRYAGETVVVPDPAEDLVAYKDALLALAMRPDVLTILPVREEDVYVLARYRDEFEPHVETLWPTAEGLRRVQDRVELFDAAERAGVAVPDTRLLDEVDDWDREWVVKGRYTLLADAYVDDMPSGRSRDPPSTQYLNGNKPDVETIRRRNGHTPIVQEFLPTTDEYGFFALYDEGEPVRTFQHRQVRAYNYAGGPSSFRESVSIPELGESGRALLDELEWHGLAMVEFLRDEDGEFRLMEINPRLWSSLPFSVRAGADFPHDYWLLARGDGDRIVDDYEVGTAGHLVRGELSYLHSVLFDEEELVERPGRREAFSAVAGSLREHPRFDYLRLDDPRPFVRDALNALR, via the coding sequence ATGAGCATCGATCCAGCCGACGGGCCGAGCGCGGTCGTCGTCCCGGCGATCGCCGCGCCGAGCAGCGTCGCCTGCGTGCGCTCGCTGGGGAGCCGCGGCATCCACACCGTCGTCGTCTCGGAGGACGAGGACGCCGCCGCCTTCCGGTCGCGCTACGCCGGCGAGACGGTCGTCGTCCCCGACCCCGCCGAGGACCTGGTCGCCTACAAGGACGCCCTGCTCGCGCTCGCGATGCGGCCGGACGTGCTGACGATCCTGCCCGTCCGCGAGGAGGACGTGTACGTCCTCGCGCGGTACCGCGACGAGTTCGAGCCCCACGTCGAGACGCTGTGGCCGACCGCCGAGGGGCTGCGCCGGGTCCAGGACCGCGTCGAGCTGTTCGACGCCGCCGAGCGGGCGGGCGTCGCCGTCCCCGACACCCGCCTGCTCGACGAGGTCGACGACTGGGACCGCGAGTGGGTCGTCAAGGGCCGGTACACCCTGCTCGCCGACGCCTACGTCGACGACATGCCGTCCGGGCGCTCCCGGGACCCGCCCTCGACGCAGTACCTCAACGGGAACAAACCGGACGTGGAGACGATCCGCCGCCGGAACGGCCACACGCCGATCGTCCAGGAGTTCCTCCCGACCACCGACGAGTACGGCTTCTTCGCGCTGTACGACGAGGGCGAACCCGTCAGGACCTTCCAGCACCGGCAGGTCCGCGCGTACAACTACGCCGGCGGCCCCAGTTCCTTCCGCGAGTCCGTCTCGATCCCCGAACTCGGCGAGTCCGGCCGCGCCCTGCTGGACGAGCTGGAGTGGCACGGGCTGGCGATGGTCGAGTTCCTGCGCGACGAGGACGGCGAGTTCCGGCTGATGGAGATCAACCCGCGGCTGTGGTCGTCGCTGCCGTTCTCCGTGCGGGCGGGCGCGGACTTCCCCCACGACTACTGGCTGCTCGCCCGCGGCGACGGCGACCGGATCGTCGACGACTACGAGGTGGGCACGGCGGGCCACCTCGTCCGCGGCGAGCTCTCTTACCTCCACAGCGTCCTGTTCGACGAGGAGGAACTGGTCGAGCGGCCGGGCCGCCGCGAGGCGTTCTCGGCGGTCGCCGGGTCGCTCCGCGAACACCCTCGCTTCGATTACTTGCGCCTCGACGACCCGCGACCGTTCGTCCGCGACGCGCTGAACGCGCTCCGGTGA
- a CDS encoding GNAT family N-acetyltransferase, which produces MSIDVTRLDADEFDEWDRAVDRSPEATVFHRSAVLERLADYTGAELHALVGYKGQEPVGLLPLFEVEKGPMRAAFSPPPAAWAEYLGPARLNMAKLSRRKAERRHQGLLDGCFEYVAETIDPAVTRIDTGPGYDDVRPFQWAGYEVEPQYTYVVELTDEADLLDRFSSDARSNIDASYDVDYAVRAEGERAVGRILDQVERRYREQDRPVSMPTAFVDDLVGALPDGALRPYVCRVDGEFVGGILALADDDTVYRWIGGVRPERDVPLPVNDLLDWRVMTDALADGRSRYDLVGAGAERINEYKAKFAPDLETSYRVHSNPMLFDAASWAYEQFERRRLSMAGDGTDGRSGLLSGVAAGLFDRK; this is translated from the coding sequence ATGAGTATCGACGTGACACGGCTCGACGCCGACGAGTTCGACGAGTGGGACCGCGCGGTCGACCGGTCGCCGGAGGCGACGGTGTTCCACCGCTCGGCCGTCCTGGAGCGGCTCGCCGACTACACCGGCGCGGAGCTGCACGCGCTGGTCGGCTACAAGGGCCAGGAGCCCGTCGGACTCCTGCCCCTGTTCGAGGTGGAGAAGGGGCCGATGCGGGCAGCGTTCTCGCCGCCGCCGGCCGCGTGGGCGGAGTACCTCGGCCCCGCGCGGCTGAACATGGCGAAGCTCTCCCGGCGGAAGGCCGAGCGGCGCCACCAGGGGCTGCTCGACGGCTGTTTCGAGTACGTCGCGGAGACGATCGACCCGGCGGTCACCCGCATCGACACCGGCCCCGGCTACGACGACGTGCGGCCGTTCCAGTGGGCCGGCTACGAGGTCGAACCACAGTACACGTACGTCGTCGAGCTGACCGACGAGGCGGACCTGCTCGACCGGTTCAGCAGCGACGCCCGGTCGAACATCGACGCCAGCTACGACGTCGACTACGCCGTCCGCGCGGAGGGCGAGCGGGCGGTGGGGCGCATCCTCGACCAGGTCGAGCGCCGCTACCGCGAGCAGGACCGGCCGGTGTCGATGCCGACGGCGTTCGTCGACGACCTGGTCGGGGCTCTCCCCGACGGGGCGCTCCGCCCGTACGTCTGCCGGGTCGACGGGGAGTTCGTCGGCGGGATCCTGGCCCTCGCCGACGACGACACGGTCTACCGCTGGATCGGCGGCGTCCGGCCGGAACGGGACGTGCCGCTGCCGGTCAACGACCTGCTGGACTGGCGGGTCATGACCGACGCGCTGGCCGACGGGCGGAGCCGCTACGACCTCGTCGGCGCCGGCGCCGAGCGGATCAACGAGTACAAGGCGAAGTTCGCCCCCGACCTGGAGACGAGCTACCGGGTCCACAGCAACCCGATGCTGTTCGACGCCGCCAGCTGGGCCTACGAGCAGTTCGAACGCCGGCGGCTGTCGATGGCCGGCGACGGGACCGACGGCCGGTCGGGCCTGCTTTCGGGCGTCGCGGCGGGTCTGTTCGACCGGAAGTGA
- a CDS encoding alkaline phosphatase family protein has protein sequence MVADRDGMDCLVVGLDAACRRVLTPLFEGGQVPTLESLFDRGASGPLRSGIPPWTPSAWPSLYTGTNPGKHGLFDFLAFDGYDWDVVDATRLRERPVWEYLADAGHRSVVVNVPVTHPPRSFDGALVPGYTAPEDPPCHPEGLLDDVRDAVGEYRVYPDAEGDGADTGYAAHREVVRMRGDAFTYLADRFDPDFGFLQFQVVDTVFHRYPDEWAAVEAVYGAVDEQLDRVLDRVDPDTVVVVSDHGMGEYDDYEFRVNEFLREAGYVETERGGEGMPTWATVRDSKLRRGETGDVDRSALDAAMAGLARAGVTTQRVVRVLDAVGLTDAVGRVVPSSVAESGAEQVDFPASTAFVRSRSELGVRINVEGREPDGVVPPDEYERVRSELIDLLSGVETPDGDPVFEAVEPREAYFEGPAAGEAVDIVLVPHEFEQFLSARLADDAFGEPSEPWNHKREGIVAVAGEGVDTGASLSGAHIYDVAPTLLALFGLPRAERMDGDVLPVVDDAGAREYADTERIEATAREGAVESRLEDLGYIER, from the coding sequence ATGGTAGCAGACCGAGACGGCATGGACTGCCTCGTCGTCGGGCTCGACGCGGCGTGCAGACGGGTCCTGACGCCGCTGTTCGAGGGGGGACAGGTACCGACGCTCGAATCGCTGTTCGACAGGGGGGCGAGCGGGCCGCTGCGGTCGGGGATCCCGCCGTGGACGCCGAGCGCGTGGCCCTCGCTGTACACCGGTACGAACCCCGGCAAGCACGGACTCTTCGACTTCCTCGCGTTCGACGGCTACGACTGGGACGTGGTCGACGCCACGCGCCTGCGCGAGCGGCCGGTCTGGGAGTACCTCGCCGACGCGGGCCACCGGAGCGTCGTCGTCAACGTCCCGGTGACTCACCCGCCCCGGTCGTTCGACGGCGCGCTGGTCCCCGGCTACACCGCGCCGGAGGACCCGCCCTGCCACCCCGAGGGGCTGCTCGACGACGTGCGCGACGCCGTCGGGGAGTACCGGGTGTACCCCGACGCCGAGGGCGACGGCGCCGACACCGGCTACGCCGCCCACCGCGAGGTCGTCCGGATGCGCGGCGACGCGTTCACCTACCTCGCGGACCGGTTCGACCCCGACTTCGGGTTCCTCCAGTTCCAGGTGGTCGACACCGTCTTCCACCGCTACCCCGACGAGTGGGCGGCCGTCGAGGCCGTCTACGGGGCCGTCGACGAACAGCTCGACCGCGTTCTGGACCGGGTCGACCCGGACACCGTCGTCGTCGTCAGCGACCACGGCATGGGCGAGTACGACGACTACGAGTTCCGCGTCAACGAGTTCCTCCGCGAGGCCGGCTACGTCGAGACGGAACGCGGCGGCGAGGGGATGCCGACGTGGGCGACCGTCCGCGACTCGAAGCTGCGCCGCGGCGAGACCGGCGACGTGGACCGGAGCGCCCTCGACGCCGCGATGGCCGGACTGGCCCGCGCGGGCGTGACAACCCAGCGGGTCGTCCGCGTCCTCGACGCCGTCGGCCTGACCGACGCGGTGGGCCGGGTCGTCCCGTCGTCGGTCGCCGAGTCCGGCGCCGAACAGGTCGACTTCCCCGCCTCGACGGCGTTCGTGCGCTCGCGGAGCGAACTCGGCGTCCGGATCAACGTCGAGGGGCGCGAGCCGGACGGGGTGGTCCCGCCCGACGAGTACGAGCGGGTCCGATCGGAGCTGATCGACCTGCTCTCGGGCGTGGAGACGCCGGACGGCGACCCGGTCTTCGAGGCCGTCGAGCCCCGGGAGGCGTACTTCGAGGGGCCCGCCGCCGGGGAAGCGGTCGACATCGTCCTCGTCCCCCACGAGTTCGAGCAGTTCCTCTCCGCGCGGCTGGCCGACGACGCCTTCGGCGAGCCGTCCGAGCCGTGGAACCACAAGCGCGAGGGGATCGTCGCGGTCGCGGGCGAGGGCGTCGACACCGGCGCGTCGCTGTCGGGCGCGCACATCTACGACGTGGCGCCGACGCTCCTGGCGCTGTTCGGCCTGCCGCGGGCCGAGCGGATGGACGGGGACGTCCTGCCGGTCGTCGACGACGCCGGCGCCCGCGAGTACGCGGACACCGAACGGATCGAGGCGACAGCCCGCGAGGGGGCGGTCGAGTCGCGGCTGGAAGACCTGGGGTACATCGAGCGATGA
- a CDS encoding aldo/keto reductase translates to MEYVRLGSTGLQVSPICLGTWRFGLEHEDSGVMETDREQAHELLDALEERGGNFIDTANGYGGGRSEKWIGEWLDERDREDYVVASKCYWSDVSRFQENLSKKNVKAEVEGSLEKLGTDYLDILYLHRFDDETPIEQTLRAVDDLVSEGKVHYVGISTCDAWKLTKGLWQADVNNYEAFSVTQPQYSATYRDPVSEYLDVCADQDIAVCPYSPLHGGFLTGKYERVGDGEVKTPDGSRGDLDEHFTDWYLDDQAWEVLDEIRAVADEVDATPAQVSLRWLMDHERFTCVPIVGARTVDQLDENLDAIEVSLSDDQWARIDDATEA, encoded by the coding sequence ATGGAGTACGTCCGACTCGGCTCGACGGGACTGCAGGTATCGCCCATCTGTCTCGGCACCTGGCGGTTCGGCCTCGAACACGAGGACAGCGGCGTGATGGAGACCGACCGCGAACAGGCCCACGAACTGCTCGACGCCCTCGAGGAGCGGGGCGGCAACTTCATCGACACCGCCAACGGCTACGGCGGGGGCCGCTCCGAGAAGTGGATCGGCGAGTGGCTCGACGAGCGCGACCGCGAGGACTACGTGGTCGCCTCGAAGTGCTACTGGTCGGACGTGTCCCGCTTCCAGGAGAACCTCTCGAAGAAGAACGTCAAGGCGGAGGTCGAGGGCTCGCTGGAGAAGCTCGGCACGGACTACCTGGACATCCTCTACCTGCACCGCTTCGACGACGAGACGCCCATCGAGCAGACGCTGCGGGCCGTCGACGACCTGGTCTCGGAGGGCAAAGTCCACTACGTCGGCATCTCGACCTGTGACGCCTGGAAGCTCACCAAGGGCCTGTGGCAGGCCGACGTGAACAACTACGAGGCCTTCTCCGTCACCCAGCCGCAGTACTCGGCCACGTATCGGGACCCCGTCTCGGAGTACCTGGATGTCTGTGCCGACCAGGACATCGCAGTCTGCCCGTACTCGCCGCTGCACGGCGGCTTTCTCACCGGCAAGTACGAGCGCGTGGGCGACGGCGAGGTGAAGACGCCGGACGGCTCGCGGGGCGACCTCGACGAGCACTTCACCGACTGGTACCTCGACGACCAGGCCTGGGAGGTCCTGGACGAGATCCGGGCCGTGGCCGACGAGGTCGACGCCACGCCCGCGCAGGTGTCGCTGCGCTGGCTGATGGACCACGAGCGGTTCACCTGCGTCCCGATCGTCGGGGCCCGCACCGTCGACCAGCTCGACGAAAACCTCGACGCCATCGAGGTGTCGCTGTCCGACGACCAGTGGGCGCGCATCGACGACGCGACCGAGGCCTGA
- a CDS encoding response regulator, protein MPNGGGTKPRDGFADDRTTILVVDDEEVVRESFALYLEPLGYAVRTADSGGAALAAVDDDVDVVLLDRRMPDRSGDEVLEEIRARNIDCQIALVTAVDPDFDIVTIDCDDYLVKPVDRDDLIGTVERLELLDEYDEARRELSALRVKRNVLEVEKHPSALEDSAEFRRLQNRIDELEAELDEIESEFDERLGYEGPS, encoded by the coding sequence ATGCCGAACGGCGGGGGGACGAAGCCACGAGACGGGTTCGCCGACGACCGGACGACGATCCTCGTCGTCGACGACGAGGAGGTGGTCCGCGAGTCGTTCGCGCTGTATCTCGAACCGCTGGGCTACGCGGTCCGGACGGCCGACAGCGGCGGGGCCGCGCTGGCGGCCGTCGACGACGACGTCGACGTCGTCCTGCTGGACCGCCGGATGCCCGACCGGTCGGGCGACGAGGTCCTGGAGGAGATCCGCGCCCGCAACATCGACTGCCAGATCGCCCTGGTCACGGCGGTCGACCCGGACTTCGACATCGTCACGATCGACTGCGACGACTACTTGGTCAAGCCGGTCGACCGCGACGACCTGATCGGGACCGTCGAGCGCCTCGAACTGCTCGACGAGTACGACGAGGCCCGTCGCGAACTCAGCGCGCTCCGGGTCAAGCGCAACGTCCTCGAGGTCGAGAAACACCCCTCGGCGCTCGAAGACAGCGCCGAGTTCCGCCGCCTCCAGAACCGCATCGACGAGCTGGAGGCCGAACTCGACGAGATCGAGTCCGAGTTCGACGAGCGCCTCGGCTACGAGGGTCCGAGCTGA